A genomic segment from Zygotorulaspora mrakii chromosome 1, complete sequence encodes:
- the SUL1 gene encoding sulfate permease, whose translation MDGTDSLSGSHKGSEVAIERESVDPEYSELEAEYVKYKANEEEYTQHKPGNNDEKKGRGKNSQRPGSIEVEGEVPRLSYGSIPSFEEEAVTIKEYFDHSVREKLTVRSVGSYFTSLFPIIRWLPHYNFKWAYADLVAGITVGCVLVPQSMSYAQIASLAPQYGLYSSFIGAFIYSLFATSKDVCIGPVAVMSLQTAKVISLVLEKYPEGNTEVTAPIIATTLALLCGIVSFGLGVLRLGFLVELISLNAVAGFMTGSSFNIIWGQVPALMGYNSLVNTRNATYRVVIDSLKHLPDTTLDAVFGLIPLVLLYVWKWWCDKMGPYLADKYYRNDPKKAQILKTCYFYAQALRNAVIIIVFTAISWRITRHKSRSERPISILGTVPSGLRDVGVMKIPEGLLLKMSSDIPSSIIVLVLEHIAISKSFGRLNDYKVVPDQELIAIGVTNLIGTFFHAYPTTGSFSRSALKAKCNVRTPFSGIFTGACVLLALYCLTDAFFFIPKATLSAIIIHAVSDLLASYNTTLTFWKTNPLDGLSFIITVLITVFSSIENGIYFAMCWSAAMLLLKQAFPAGKFLGRVEVVEVLNPTIQTGVSVGHSSVDTQLTPAGSDKQSKDILSSIEIASPSTYRFTNVWVPFDHGYTRELNCGISILQPPSGVLVYRFGDSYTYINCSRHYDIIFDRIKRDTRRGQLVQARNVGDRPWNDPGEWECPKAIKRFFKRGPHDRGDEEVQAVSHPSTNIEEDEKPVLKILCLDFSQVAQVDSTAIQSLVDLRKAVNRYADRQVEFHFAGIISPWIKKGLLSVGFGMVNSEYSDESIIIDHSSYHVAKGKRTEDGYLTDSSEMISTDDTHINIHTVSGTNLPFFHINIPDFSKWDV comes from the coding sequence ATGGACGGAACGGATTCTCTTTCAGGAAGTCACAAGGGATCTGAAGTAGCCATAGAGCGCGAAAGCGTCGATCCCGAATACAGCGAGTTAGAAGCAGAGTACGTGAAATACAAAGCCAACGAGGAAGAATATACGCAGCACAAACCTGGAAATAATGACGAGAAAAAAGGCAGAGGGAAAAATTCTCAGAGGCCTGGATCTATCGAGGTTGAAGGTGAGGTCCCGCGCTTATCATACGGGTCGATAccttcttttgaagaggaGGCAGTAACCATCAAAGAGTATTTCGATCATTCAGTAAGAGAGAAGCTAACAGTAAGGTCGGTAGGCAGTTACTTTACCTCTCTGTTTCCAATTATACGTTGGCTTCCACATTATAACTTTAAGTGGGCTTATGCTGATCTAGTTGCAGGTATAACGGTCGGGTGTGTGCTCGTTCCGCAGTCAATGTCGTATGCACAGATTGCTAGTTTGGCACCACAATATGGTCTTTACTCATCCTTCATTGGTGCATTCATTTATTCTTTATTTGCAACATCCAAGGATGTCTGCATTGGGCCTGTTGCAGTTATGTCCTTGCAGACTGCAAAAGTCATTTCGTTagttttggaaaaatatcCAGAAGGCAACACAGAAGTTACAGCTCCAATAATTGCAACAACTTTGGCTTTGCTCTGTGGTATTGTGTCTTTTGGCCTAGGTGTTCTACGTCTTGGTTTCTTAGTTGAGTTGATCTCATTAAATGCGGTTGCTGGTTTCATGACGGGTTCGTCTTTCAACATCATCTGGGGACAGGTTCCTGCTCTTATGGGATACAATAGTTTGGTGAATACAAGAAATGCAACATACAGAGTGGTCATTGATAGTTTGAAACACTTGCCAGACACAACACTTGATGCAGTATTTGGATTAATCCCATTAGTGCTGCTATACGTCTGGAAATGGTGGTGCGATAAAATGGGTCCTTATTTGGCAGATAAGTACTATAGAAatgatccaaaaaaagcacagattttgaaaacatgTTATTTTTATGCTCAGGCTTTGAGGAATGCAGtaattattattgttttcacGGCAATATCGTGGCGCATAACAAGACACAAATCCAGAAGTGAGCGCCCAATTAGTATATTAGGAACAGTGCCTTCCGGCTTGAGAGATGTAGGTGTGATGAAAATCCCTGAAGGATTGCTATTAAAGATGAGTTCTGATATTCCCTCCTCAATAATTGTTCTGGTGCTTGAACATATAGCTATTTCGAAGTCTTTCGGAAGGCTCAATGATTATAAGGTCGTTCCTGATCAGGAATTAATTGCGATTGGTGTTACAAATTTGATCGGCACCTTTTTCCATGCATATCCAACAACAGGGTCGTTTTCAAGATCAGCTTTGAAAGCAAAATGTAATGTGCGTACACCATTTTCGGGTATTTTCACTGGTGCCTGTGTTTTGCTGGCACTTTACTGTTTGACTGatgcttttttcttcatacCTAAGGCCACGTTATCCGCTATTATTATTCATGCAGTCTCTGACTTGCTTGCATCTTATAATACTACTCTAACGTTCTGGAAAACGAATCCATTGGATGGCCTTTCATTCATCATCACTGTTTTGATCACAGTTTTTTCGTCAATCGAGAATGGAATATATTTTGCTATGTGTTGGTCAGCGGCGATGCTTTTACTGAAGCAAGCATTTCCTGCGGGCAAGTTTTTGGGACGTGTGGAAGTTGTTGAAGTTTTAAACCCCACAATTCAGACGGGTGTGTCTGTGGGACATTCAAGTGTTGATACGCAACTGACGCCTGCCGGAAGTGATAAACAATCAAAGGACATTCTGAGTAGCATTGAGATTGCGTCGCCTTCAACATATAGATTTACCAATGTTTGGGTTCCTTTCGATCACGGTTATACAAGAGAGCTCAATTGTGGTATTTCCATTTTACAACCTCCCTCGGGTGTGCTGGTTTATCGCTTTGGCGATAGCTATACATATATCAATTGTTCCAGACACTATGACATTATTTTCGACCGCATTAAAAGAGATACCAGAAGAGGACAGCTGGTACAGGCCAGAAATGTAGGCGATAGACCATGGAACGATCCAGGAGAGTGGGAATGCCCCAAAGctatcaaaagatttttcaaacgTGGTCCACATGACAGAGGAGATGAAGAGGTTCAGGCTGTGTCGCATCCCTCCACcaatattgaagaagacgaaaagcctgtcttgaaaattttatgCTTAGACTTTTCACAAGTGGCTCAGGTGGATTCCACTGCCATCCAAAGTCTTGTAGATCTTAGAAAAGCGGTAAACAGATACGCAGACAGACAGGTTGAATTCCATTTTGCTGGAATAATATCCCCCTGGATAAAGAAGGGTTTATTGAGCGTCGGATTTGGGATGGTAAACTCCGAGTATAGTGATGAATCTATAATTATTGATCATTCGAGCTATCATGTtgcaaaaggaaaaagaacagAGGATGGGTATTTAACGGATAGTAGCGAGATGATTTCAACAGACGATACTCATATCAATATCCACACTGTCAGTGGTACTAATCTCCccttttttcatataaATATTCCTGATTTCTCGAAATGGGACGTCTAG
- a CDS encoding nucleobase cation symporter-1 family protein, which translates to MTTNEQVGIIRSLVSETDFEIIKDQEKLQESHINLKGWRKWLSKLEVPHSEEEPISVLRNPDLQPVKPNMRIWGFWSYFAYWGLPNFAVATFSTGSALLALNLNIQQSIGAIVIANVLIGVFTILNSNPGIKYHIGYTLDQRMIFGIYGSFVGIIFRVGLSVVLYAYMAWLGGLCINMIFSSFSSNYLNLENTFPESVPMARKDLIGFLCFQIVQMPFAFVKPIRVNIPSIVTCFMTLFSVIGLMAYLLSTNGGPGPLYYEKVTLSSNDRSWMWLYAITIWYSGVSPAVANQSDYSRFAKSEKSCYWGLFLGTVLPGTFVSLAGMFCASACQQLYGEPFWTPDQIVDQWLRTNYSSKARAAAFFIGISFTGSQLFLNLTQNGYSCGMDLAGILPKYLNITRGTLFVQLISWVVQPWTFFNTSSSFLNAMSSFGVFTTPIAVINIIEYYIVRRSKITLLDFFTLSEKGAYWYDHGINWRSLVSLLAGVALGIPGLVYQVHVEIQPNAGMLNFYYGYLFFIPLVSGGLYYIFVLLFPVHHEKLRTEDLIDYFDCFSKAELDRMGMLPFTKEEQTFDIIDAHVDGESSEQSGYGHKGKTSVKEGADIIE; encoded by the coding sequence ATGACAACTAACGAACAGGTGGGAATCATAAGATCTCTTGTCAGCGAGACGGATTTCGAAATCATCAaggatcaagaaaaattacaagAGTCGCACATCAATCTGAAAGGGTGGAGGAAATGGCTAAGCAAATTAGAAGTGCCACACAGCGAAGAAGAACCGATTTCCGTGTTGAGAAATCCAGACTTACAACCGGTCAAACCGAACATGAGAATCTGGGGATTTTGGTCATATTTTGCTTACTGGGGTCTTCCTAACTTCGCTGTGGCTACATTTTCAACGGGCTCTGCTTTACTTGCGCTGAATTTGAATATCCAACAATCAATTGGCGCTATAGTTATTGCAAATGTTCTTATTGGTGTTTTTACTATTTTAAACTCTAACCCGGGAATCAAGTATCACATTGGGTACACCTTGGATCAAAGAATGATTTTTGGTATTTATGGATCATTTGTGGGGATAATTTTTAGAGTGGGACTCTCGGTGGTTTTGTATGCTTATATGGCTTGGTTAGGTGGACTCTGTATTAATATGATCTTCAGTTCCTTTTCCTCAAATTACCttaatttggaaaatacgtTCCCAGAGTCAGTGCCAATGGCAAGAAAAGATCTGATCGGTTTCCTTTGCTTTCAAATAGTACAGATGCCTTTCGCCTTTGTCAAGCCAATAAGGGTAAATATACCCTCTATTGTTACTTGTTTTATGACTCTTTTTTCCGTTATTGGCCTAATGGCATATTTGCTCAGCACAAATGGGGGCCCGGGTCCATTGTATTACGAAAAGGTTACACTCTCTTCTAATGATAGATCATGGATGTGGTTATATGCGATCACAATCTGGTATAGTGGAGTGTCCCCAGCAGTTGCGAATCAGTCAGATTACTCTCGTTTTGctaaaagtgaaaaaagttGCTACTGGGGACTTTTCCTGGGTACAGTATTGCCTGGAACGTTCGTTTCTTTGGCTGGTATGTTCTGTGCTTCTGCCTGTCAACAGCTGTATGGTGAACCATTCTGGACACCAGATCAAATCGTTGATCAATGGCTAAGGACAAATTACTCTTCTAAGGCGCGGGCCGCAGCATTTTTTATTGGAATTAGTTTCACGGGTTCTCAACTGTTCCTAAACCTCACACAAAACGGTTACTCTTGTGGAATGGATCTTGCAGGAATTTTGCCAAAATACTTGAATATAACAAGGGGTACTCTATTTGTTCAACTAATTTCCTGGGTCGTCCAGCCCTGgacatttttcaacacttCCTCGTCCTTTTTAAATGCTATGAGTTCCTTTGGGGTATTCACCACTCCAATTGCCGTTATTAACATCATTGAGTACTACATTGTTCGGAGATCAAAAATCACGCTGCTCGATTTCTTTACGCTATCTGAAAAGGGTGCGTATTGGTACGATCACGGAATCAATTGGAGATCTTTGGTTAGTTTACTCGCAGGCGTTGCACTTGGTATTCCCGGGTTGGTATATCAGGTCCATGTCGAAATACAACCCAACGCTGGCATGTTAAATTTTTACTATGGATATTTATTCTTTATTCCTCTGGTTTCAGGTGGTCTTTACTATATTTTTGTACTATTATTCCCAGTGCACCATGAAAAACTGCGTACGGAAGATTTGATCGATTATTTCGACTGTTTCTCTAAGGCAGAGTTGGATAGAATGGGAATGTTGCCCTTCACAAAAGAGGAACAAACTTTTGATATAATTGACGCCCATGTTGATGGCGAAAGTAGTGAACAGTCTGGCTACGGCCACAAAGGCAAAACTTCTGTCAAAGAAGGCGCTGATATTATAGAATAA